The Calypte anna isolate BGI_N300 chromosome 1, bCalAnn1_v1.p, whole genome shotgun sequence region cATGCTAATCTGTGGAGAAAATGTTCTTGTGATTCTTATGCTCTAATAATCTTCCCATTATAAACAGCCTTGTCTATTAAGTATCATTGTGATTGTCAGCAGTTGTGAGTAGGCTTAAGACATGAGAATACTGCTTAAAGAATCACAGTGTCTCTTCTTTGCCTGTGTCTTTAGCAGTTAGCAAGCTTCTTGGTAACTTACTACACTGAACTGCAATGGCTGTGTGGTTATTATGGTCAAGTGGATACTGCTTTGCCAAGCTCTTTGTTTAAACTGgtaaatttattatctttcagTCACCTTGCTACATCCCTTCCCTTACCTGCTGAGGGGGATCAGCTTCGGCCCAGGATAGATCTGATTGTGTTTTTGATTGACATCAAGAGCAAACACAggtaaaagaagagaaaaaaatatgagagGGGAAACtgtttgtggtgggttttgtggggttttttgtttgttttttattgatGGCTAAAACTGTTTTTACTGATCCATATTGACTGAATAGTGGATTTCAGACCCATGACTTTCTGTGGTGGGAGAGCTTGGCAATACATAGATTTTGTGGCCTCCAGCAGTGGATTAGGATTGAACTGCTCTGTCCAATAACATGCCTGTTTTGCTCTAAGTTGCCAtagcagagaaggcagaattcATTCCTGGATTCAGACATGGGATGATATGAACTGAGCTTTGGAAAGATGCTGTCTGTAAAATTAGATTGAAACAATGGTGATGCTGTTAAGTTCTGTAAGATGCAGATCGCTGATGTGCTGTGGCTGATGGCAGTGCTACCTAATAACCAGCCAGTTGCTGTGCCTGTGTCCCCAGTCCACTGATGCTGCTGGTCAAGTGGGGTCAGTGCTACAGATGTCTGTAGGCAAGAGAGGTCTGCGAGGGATTGATCCCTGTCCTCTCATGCTCATCTTTGTAGAAATTGTGTTTGTGTCCCCAGGCCACAAGTAAAGACTTGCTAAAGCACAAAAGTCAGCATTTTATTGCTTAACTTGTGACTGATGATCCTAGGCTCTCATTTACCAAAAATGACAGACCCAGCTGCATACTTACAGCACAGATGGTGCTGCAAGAAATGTGTGGGCTAGCTCTTCTGAAAGAGCTGAAGTAGTGCTCAAGTCTTGTTGGATGTTAATGAATTCATCTGCTTAGTGTCTGCAAATCATGGAGGACACTGTTCAAACTAAGCCTAACCTGAGTTGAGTCTTGGGTAGAAAGAATATCCTTGGATTATTAAACAACTGTGGGTATTACAGACCTCTCTGTTGCCATGCTTTAGTTATAGAGCACTACTCTGGCTGGCTCGCAGGTCAGTAGATGTTAACATCATTGGTTTTCTAATTGTGCATCTGAAAGTTATTCCCTATGTCCTTATGCTGCACTGGTTTTACCTCCCTGTCCAACTGGATTGTCTGTGCTTTTCTGACAGCTTAAAGACTGTTGAAGCTTCCCTAGCTTATGTGGATGCCAGCTTCTTCCTGGGGAAAGTGTACTTCCTTGTCACTGGGGGTATGTATGGCACtggcctcttcctcctctctgagCAGCACTACTCACTGTTGCTTTCCTTAAACTTAAGCTGAAACAAGAAAGGAAACCAGTGGCTTTGTCAAAGTTTTGCTTAAATTATACCTGAAACCCATCtaccttttaaaattgtttcttaGATAAAATTTGGTTCTCTCATTTCCTGTGACACTGCCGAAGTCTGTTCTGTCTGCCCTTGCAGATCTCTCTTAATGATAATAATTAGCAGTGGGAAGTGTATGATACTGTGATAATAAAATGAATCAAAATGGATGTAAGTGTAGCTGTAATACCAGACAGATATCCCTGCTGTGTGCTGTCTGGCTCCATTGGGCCTTTAATCTTTCTCCCTGCCTACCCTACCCCCACCTACCCCAAAAGTGGAGAGGGTGCTTGCCTGCATACCCACCCTACTTCAGCTCTGGGGAAATACAGAGCCCAGTCTGTACAACTCTGTGTTGACACAGAGGTGTTATGTCTTTGGAATTTGGGAGGCCTAATTCTGGGGTGGAATAGTGTCTTGGCATAGTCTTGTGCTATGGCTCTTCTGATGGAGTGAAGTCCCTGGAGGTATTACTCTCTGATACCATATGAGCCAGGAGGGCTTCTGATTAATGATTAGAAGATTCTGCCCCTGCTGATAGCATACTGATCCCTTATCTAAAATGTTAATGTTCCAGCTCTCAGTAATGTGGTGATACTACTCCTGCTGTCAGTATTATGAACAACTTCTGCGCTGATTGCATTGTGAATCTTGTGTCATTCTGTTTGTAGTGCTCAGTGTTGCCTTACCTTCTGTTGTGCTTTCAAAATTAGCTTTGGTTTCTTTGGTGAATGTGGAATTTCCCCGTACTTCACTGAATGTTGATTGTGGGCCTTGTAATAtaagaaaactttttctgtAGTTGGCAGGATGAATTGCTGTAGTGTGACTATGAATGACATTGGGAAACTGGGAGAAGTCTACTGCAGTCCTGTGCTATTCTGTGAGTTGGAGGTAAGGTGCTCAGTTGGTCCCTGAAGGAATTTGTGAATTCCATTGCTCTCTAATCCTTAGGAAAATCATTACATTAacaaaatatatgtatatatgctGCTGTCCTGTGCAAGTGTCAGAGACCAGACTTTCTATAAGAACAGTAGAGGTGAGGGGTCTGGCTCCTTGAAATGAGTCTTCTAAATTACCTGCTTCTTCCTGTGCTACTTGAAAGTCTCAGGAAACCAAGTTGAAATTAACAAAATTCTCTGATATACAGAGCCTTGGTACATTGTTCCTTGAGGCATTTTCTCTTCCCGGGAGCCCTTGAGCTGTGACTTGCCATGTGACTGTCTTGCCTACGTAATGCTTCCTGTTAGCCAGGCTGTGTGTAGCTTCACAGACTGTTTTGCCATCTGATCTGCCACTCTTTCCAATTACCTGCTCAGTCTGAAAAGCTGGAGGGAGAGTTTGgcattcagcagcagcacacttCACTTTTCGTGTACTTGTCGTTCCACCCTCAGAGCCTGCTTCCCTGCCAGCAGGTGATATCCGTGCCTTTTGGCAACACCTTCAGGGTTGTTTCAGCTGACAATGCTGTACCTTCCCAAAGTTAGGGGGTAAATGGGCCTCAGGGATTTTCTGTAGCTAGCTGCTCTGAACCATGCTTCGTGTCTACCCCAGCTTTTTTATCATGGCTCAGCACTGCTTTTCTAatgatgaaattaatttctccatTTTGTTTCCAGTTGGACAGCATTCGAGTTTCCACTGCTCAGCGTCTTCTCAGAATATTAAAGATCTGTGCTGGTCACGTACCAGGAGTTTCTGCCTTGTCCTTTAGCTTACTGATGAAGAAGTCTGCTGAAAACTAGCTTCTCATGATAATTCAGTCACATTCATCAGGTTTTTCACTTCAGGCATTCAAGCTGCCTACAGTTGGAATCGCACTGGGAAGCTTTCTTTGCCTGACTTGTCACGACCACTCATCCAGAGCTGTTCCTATTTGTTAATCTGTCCAGAAAAAAGCTTGATTTGTGTTCAGTGGATAACGTagaggtgctgagcagagggcagTTTGAACTGGGGTTTTCTATCCATCACTACATCTGAATTCCATTTAATCATCAAGATTGAGTTTGATCCACTCTGCCAGTGGCCAGGAGCTACGGATTTTCCTGAAAGAGTATTGGAAGAACAGGCCACCGTCCCAAGCGTCATGTGTCACGGTTGAGTATCTTCATTTCAGGGTCCCCAAAGTACTAGAGAAAAGGCAGCATcgaaaagaagaaatgcagcACCTCAGACTAATGTGACACCTTGCTGCCAGGTTTTGTCTCCCCACCtagagaaaaatggagaaggaaagcTGTCCTGCAGCTTCCAGATAGACTGGAATTGGCAGTTAATGATCCAGCTGTGTGAGCATCTGCCCACTGAAGGGCTCAGTATTTCCATGCCTGATATCTAACTGGGGaggaaggaatgaaagaaaaaaaaaaaatctggcactTAAGTTATTGTTCagatctttaaaagaaaaggctcCATCTCTCAAGTCTAGAATAACAAGCAACCCTAGTCTGTCAACCTCAGGAGGACCCTAGCAACCCAGCCTCGGGGGCTGACCAGAGATAAAGTGTGTCAGGCTGGACCACagcaacaaacagaaaatgtatcTCCTCTTTTGCAAGTTGGGCCTTTGTTATGTTCTAATCTCTTAACTGATACGTTTTTGTCAGTAGTAATTCATGCCTTATTCTTACTGAAAGTTGGTAATGTGTTTTGGAGTCCTAAGTTAATAAAATGTGTAATATTTGTTGTATGCTCTCTGTTGAGATGTGTGGCATGGGCTCTCAAACCTACGAACTCTTGCCCCAGTTTGCCCTGGCAGTGAGGCTGCTCCTTGCTTGCAGTTTGAACTTCCAGCTAGTTGGTGGGCTGCAGTCGCGGTTCCATCCACGTGGTGGTGGCAAAAGCTTTCCAGACACAATAGTTCCTGCACACCGAGTTGAGCCACCTTGCCGAATAAAGTGTTTCTTGAAAcgctggggttttttgtatcCAGAATTGCATGCCCAGTAGAAATGAAGCCTTGAGGGAATGTGCTAAGCTCCCCTCTCGGTTAATGTATTTAATTCCTAATAGTCTGCCTTAATGTTCCTAGGTGCAGAGCCCTAGATATGCGTGCTGTTTTGCTTAGCTTGTTTCTGACATCTGTCTctgagcagaaaaaagcagaaagcagcactgcaggcttCATCAGCTGTGAGTGTTGGCAGTCCTTGCAAAGATGGCTCAGCAAGCCACAAAGCCTGTATCCTTGCTCAGAGGACACACAAATCCTATCTCCCCTTGTATTGTTGCTGGCATGGGAGGACTAGGTTGGTTGTCAGCCGGAACAAAAGGAGCTAAGGCATTCAGCTGTGTTATGGTGCCCAAAAGGGCTGGACTGTGGCTAAAACCCAAAGGAAAAAGGCATGTGCAAAATCTCATGGCTGTGTAAGAAGGATTGGAAGCTTAATGGGCATGCCCTACTTTCAGCTAGCTTTGTGATGCTTGATGGGACTAGCCAGGACTTTGCTGCCAGAGGGGCAATCATGCTGAGCACAAGTTTCTCTGTTGGTTATGCTGTCTCAGCCACCTTCTTGCTATGGGTCCCTCAAAATAAATGAGACCATGGTTTAGAATAGCTTGAGAATTGACTGGTTCCAATTTGCTCTTGATGTGCAGGTGCAgtctgggggagggaaggaagggctgTGGGATTAAATGAGCCAATCTTTCATGTCCTCTGAAACAGCTGTAAGGTTGGGAGACTTTTTCATCTCCTAGGCCACCTTTCAGTTGTCTCTAGTAACTATTGGACATGGTAAAATCCCTTTGGCTTCAAGAGTAACTTTGCTGTGCTTTCTTGACTGGTGAAAATCAAACTCTTTGTTTCACCCAGAATGCTTTGTTGCACATGTGCTACTGTCCATTCCTACACCTTCAAACACAGGGTTTTGTTCCATTATGTTTCACATGGggtgtttctttcctttcagtactttcaaagaagaaaaatgctgtttataCTTCCTACAGGTGGCCAAATCCAGCTGGTACAGAATAAATCTCGTTCCTTAAGAGCAGCATCTCGCTTCACCTTGGGGCAAGTATTTTTGTACTCTTAGGAAAGCCTTTACTAGAACTGGCAGGGGAAGTGGAGCATATCTAAGAGTATGACACTGTGTCTCGAGTCCATCATGTTCTACAACTGAAAGTAGTTGGGACACATCTAAAGGTACAGCTTCAACTATGTAAATACCTCTAGGAACTGTCAGATATTAGCTTAGACAGGCCATAACACTGCCCTACCAGGGAAGACAAGGCAGCTGAGGATATCTGGATGGGGTAGCCAGGGCTAATGTTTGATAAAGGTCTTGTGAAAGTAGTACTTGGATGGGGTTCAGAGGCATGGAAGTCCTGAAGCTGAATTCAGGCTAGTGACTCAGGTTCTGTTGTGTTTAAACATCGtggaagagcttgccaagctgGCTGAAATTTAAactaacagaaatattttggagttacttgttttcttctctgttgtcTCAGTTCCCTGTCTCTGTGGAGGTTTACAAAAAGCAATCCCTCTCTGTGACAAATGTAAGTGTTGCTGGTTTGACTCAGTTTGTGGACTTGTTTTTGTTTGCCAGCTATGTCAGCAAAATGAGtgaaaaagcagtttaattAGTACAGAAGATTTTGCACAACTTGCACTGGTGTAAGCCTTGGTTGTGTATTGTTTTTGGAGTCTTTTTGGGTGAAACTGGATGAGGCTCTCACACAGTCTCTTCTGCTATGGAATTTTTACCTACAGGATTTTGCCTCCAGTCCAGTCTCTTGAAGGTGATTTTGCATCCTCAGCCTGCTGCATGCAGCAATGTTCTGTGAGAGACTTTAGCACCCATCAGCTTGGTTAGTATTATCCATTGGTATTATAACTCTTTTAGCTCTTTTTTccaagctatttttttttcccctggctttGCCTTGTTAAATCAGATCACATTTAAGCGTGATAAGGCATGATTTGCTTGGTCTATACTAACAGTAGAGACACTTCGTATACTGACACAGGGCCTATAGTAGAAGATCTTTCTGTCCTGGAACAAATACCAGAGATAAATCCAGCCTTGGGGGTTTATCTGTCTCTCCAAACCTTGAAACTGGTGGTAGGTTCAAGGCCATCTCTAATATTTGCTTTGGAGACTGGTTAAAATGGGATGTCTTTGCTTGCCAAGACCTGCATTTCAAAGGAGCTGCCTGGGTTAGGTCAGCAGTTGTGCTCACCATCTATGGTCACTCTGTAAGAGCTGCTTGGGAGCTTTCATTCTgactgctgtccccagcagtgGTAGACAAGAAGGGATTCCTCGTACCTGCTCTGCTGGTAAAAGCAAGGAAGATGTTTTCtcctgtggggtttttaatcTTGATTTTGCAGGAGCACTGGGCTTTGCTCGGGCCAGATTTCATCTGTTCTGTCTCCATTCAGCTGGCCCAGATCCCCTGGCAGTCTTCTCTCCATGCTGGTGTTCTCCACTTCCCATCCTGAGCTGGTGTGCAGCGTTGCTGTGGGCTGCTGAAACAACTGCCACTTCCCATTCAGTGACCAGCTGTCCTTCACTGGTAGGGAAAAGTGATTTATATGCAAGAGAAAGCAATAGCTGgcacagcccagagctgggagcCAGGAACACTGGATGTGTTTTGCTGTGTGGTTGGTTTCTTCGTGACCCTGGGCACGTGGATTAAAATTCTCCGTGCCTCACTCGCTCTGCCTctacagcaggagctgcctgtgctggatGAGTGTGGTAAGAGTGGATGGACATTGCTTCGGGTCACAAATGGGGTGGAAACATCcagaagaaacaatttttttttcctaattagcAAAGTCTCATTTTTACCTGGTGTCCTGGGGGGGATTTGATGGGGCCTGCCTGCTGGGCACCTCCTGAGATGGGCCGtattttgtgctgctgcttaCCCGTCTGCCCCTGCTGTGGGGAGGCTGCCTGCAACTGGGCTGCGATCCTTCTCCTAAGGCACTGAGGCTTTTGTTGTGAACTGGAACAAACCCATCCGCTGAAATTCCCCACATGGCTCAATTATCCTTGAATTGGCCGGTGGGAGGAATCAAAGCCTCTGGATCTCTTCCTGAGTGTTAAATATTAATAGGGCGCAGCGATGCTGAGGCGGGATGGCGTCCCCTCGGGTCGGTCCTGCACAGGAGGGGCTGTCTTGGCTGTGAAGAACTGGTGCGTGAGAGAGACGGGTTGGGCACAGGGGACTTGGGAGTGATGTGACTCGCTCAGACTCCTCAGCGTTTGAGTGGCACGGGCTCCTAGCCCATGCTGGGCCACGCTCCCCTTGCCACGGGttcctgctggagctggcacGTGCTGCCATGCGGTCATCTCTTATGTCCCTTAAGCTTGCCATGTGGTGGGGCATTCTGTGAAGAGCCAGGAGAGGCACCCGTGCTTggttccccccaccccaacgCCTCCTTTGCCGAGGGAAGTCAGCGGTGTGTGAAAGGGAGCCCATGTTTTACATACAGCTCAGGCTGCCTCCTCACCACCGCCGGCACAGGTGCAGCTGTGGCCTTGGTACGAGAGCCCCGGGGCTCTGTGCCTCATGGGAAGGAGCACCGAGGTGGGGTGAGGACAAAAACAAGGGAAGCCACCTCCCCTTGGGTAACCTGGCTCTGGTGCAGAGAGGCTGCTCTGTCCTTTGGATCCTGCCACCCTCTCTGCGCTACGAGCTGTGCTCCAGAGCAGATCGCAGGCAGGACTGAGGCAGGGGCACAGTGGTGAGACTTTAGAGAGACCTAAAAAGCCCAGCTAGCACTAAACAAACTCTGAAGGAGgccttccccttttctctgaCATCAtggtgtatttttctttcctgccttcccacaggagctctgcagccccacagTGTGCCCATCCTGCAGTGACAAAGTGGCTGTGAGGTGCTGCAGTTGGGCTTGCCTTGTCCCATCCTGCTGGCTCTGTTGTCACAGCCTCCAGGTTGGTGAAGCACTTTGGGTGTTTGCTGAGGGTCAGAAGTCCTTGAGGCACTGTCACTGTCTGCACTGGTCAGCTCACAGCTCTCCTGAACTTCTGTGCTGGCCGCTCTCCTAGGTTTGACAGCAGTGTTGGCATTGCCCCAGTGtgaatgtgcttttttttttcccccccttcactgctctatttccttttcttgcttttccagAGATGACAGATGTGAAGCCCGGGCTGCTTTTGACTCAGCTCAGTACGTAACAACCTGTGGCCCGTGCTGCAGTGGAGCACCTCTCTTCAAAGCAATGTGCAAGCATCAACTAATTAATCCTCATTCCCCTGTGGCACTGAGGGGTGACTCAGTGCCTCATGCTGTTacactgagcagcagaggaTCAAAAGCATTGGAGCTGGGAAGCCGTGGATAGCACCGTGTAGCAGTGCCTGCACATTGCACACCTGTAAAGGCTCAGTTTTGCACACTTGTCTCCACAGCTCCTTTTTAGCCCTGCTGAAAGCTCTGCTGACTTAGAGatgggctggagctgcctttCCCTTGCTCTGCAGGGAATGTTTTAGCTACCTGGTGTTCCCTTTACAATCTTTTCCATCCTGTTGCTCCTTCCTTATAACCTGACTCAGCCATCCTGATCAATTTTCTCCCCTGTTCTCACCTTCAAGCCTCCTGGACATTCCTCTATGTGTCTCTGGGTGACAGGCAGGGGGAGGAAGGCTTAGGCACTGTGGAAATAGAGTTGCAGCTGTGGTGCACATACAGGCTTCGTGATCCCTGAGAGCTGCACAGCCTGATGTCGGCCCTGAAGAAGTACCCCGACACCTGCCCTTGTGCCTCCCTGGCAACCATCATGCTGCCGCAtgagctgctcctgaggagaggaagggaaggtgCTTGTGCTCAGATGTTGCATAATACTGACCTAGTTTGAACACAAGTTTGTGGGCTGGGAAGTGTTTGCCTGGCCcatgaggaagagaaaatccCTCTAGGGTGAGGGCTGCTCCACCGCATTATCTGCTCTGAGTTATGAAGGAGATGAAACATGAAGCATGTGCTTTCTCCAGAACCTTGCTCTTCCCTCTTGCCCAGGTTGCATGTGAAGCATCACTTGTGCGAGTCCCCTCTGCCTGTGCATGAGCTGTGGTGTGGGTGAGCTCAGCCACTGCATGGGACTAATATGTAGTGATGGTGTCCTATAAATTATATAGTCAGAATGTTCGCCATCTGCTCTGCACTGAAAGCTAAGTGTGATTGAGaccttcccccccaccctctTCCTAAAGCTTGACTCTCTTGCCAAGCTTGAAACGTGTGCAGATCTCCTGTAAGTGGTTCTGATTGAATCAggtaaaaacagaattttttaagCAGGCTGCAATGTTCCCTCTGCCCGAAGTGGGAGCTGAAGCATAGGCCAGCATCCTATTACCATGAGACTATGAGTAAAAAGCAAGACTGATTTAATGCTAATTAGCTTCTAAAGGGAGTGAATCTTGATTGCAGTGGTCGTATCAAAGAATCAAAAtagtaatgcaaaagcaaagaaaaccccagaGTGATTCATATTAAGAAGGCGAAATAAGGCAGTTGTGGGGGAAGAAGAAGTTTGAGGGGGACTGAATTGCTCTGCTGCCCAAAAGCAGAGAGGATTTGAATCAGATTATCCTCATTAGATGTCTCTTTAAAGCATCATCAAGCCAAATGAATGGTCCGGGGGAAAGCTTGCAGGCATGGTGCCTGTGATTATCACCAGGGATTTACAGTCCTAGTTATCTAGCTTAAAGACAAGATTATTAGGGGGTATAAAGCTGTATCTGCCCTTAGCTTCTAATGTGTGTTTTTAGGTGGGCTGATGGGAGATGCAACGTTCCCACATGTTCCCTTGAAAGCCTGCCTGCATCCTCTGGTGGTCCAGCCCTCCATGGCACTGTGGGTCCAATGTGAATGGGGAAGACAAGTGTGAGCaagggagctgtgctggccTTGCCCTTGGGGTGGGTGGGCAGCCTTCCAGTGGGCTGTGGCAGAGAGCAGGACCTCCCCTACGAGTACTCCCTCACTGTGATGGGAAATGGGGAAAGGTATCTTGGAGGGAGGTCATGTCATTCCTCCCCTTAGCATCTCCCTTCCTGTGGCAGCCCATGCTGGTGAAACTCATCCTTCTTCCAGCCAGAGCCTTCAAGGCCCCAAAAGCTCAAGCTGGTGGAGCTATTATAGGGGAACCTCTGTGAGCTCTGGGGAAAACCCTCCTTTTGAAAAGGAATTGATAGACTTTACCTACAGGTCCCTTGGAGGCTGAGGTGGGTGAGCAGAGCACAGGACTGCTGGCAGTCCCTCTCCACTTCCCTAgctctgcatccccagcagccctcACTCTTTCCCTCCAATGCATACTTCAATGGGCAGGATGGTGAGACATTGCACCCATATGCTGGCCAGGAGAGGTGGGCCACAGGCCAAATCCTCCTATCAGCACTCTCCTATAGCCCGTCCTACTGCAGCCATTGAAATTCATAATACTATTCTGCATTTAATCCACCCTTTTTACACCAGGCAGGCACCAAAACATCTGAGAGAACAATACGGAGGTACCGGCATGTGTGACGATGCCACCGTGGACTAATGAACCCCTGTCAGCTGTGGGGTGTTTTGTCAGGGAGGGGAGGCTGTCAGCCTGAGCCCCGCAGCTGACAGTGCAGTGGTGATGAGCTCGTTGCTGGAGGCAGCCGGCCGGCTTCGGCTCAGTGAAACGCATTTCCTCGCTTCTCATCCCGGATCGGGGCTGCACTCATGTCCAAACACGTGCCGCTTgtccctcctgcagcactgcagtccCTCTCAACGCTGCGGGGTTGAAACCAGCTTGAGTTTGGCATCTGATGGGCCAAGCAGCCTACAGTCAAAATCCCTCGGCTCAGCCGCTTATGCAGTGGTGACACAAGTTGGAGTTCCCCAGTGGTGGGGGTGAGGGAAGATGGTCTTGCACCTACTGCCACTGCCTGGGTCtggggtggtgagaccctgcAGGTCAGCCACAAAAAACAGCTCAGGATCCCACAAGTGTCAGCTCAGGGACCTCTTTCTGGAGCAGTGATTAGTACTGGAAATCACATAGGATCTTATACCCTTACTCCTGCCTAGATTGCTGTGATCTGCAGGTGCCAGagaagttgtttgtttgttttttttaatgtgttctgTTCCTCCTTTGATCTGGCCTTTATGTCATGCAGGCATGCTGATATGTTTTAGCATGCCTGTAAGGATGGCTTCCGTGGCCAGTGCTGAGGAATGCAGCTgtggagcagcagtgctggggctgggctgccGTCATGTGGGGTGTTATTTGTGTACAGGGAGGAAAGGGCAGCTGGATGGCAGGCAGCTGAGTAAACTGCAACAAATGGGGACAATGAGGACAAGTgttgtttcttctctgttggATTTGCTTGCAAGaacctttctgttttctcaggcTGCCTCCTTGTTCAAATGTATTCACCAAACCATCCCCATGTgtgtgctggagctgtgagcagttCACCATAACAAAGCGCTGTGCGAAATGGAACTGGGACTGCCTAGTTTAGATTTGACCTCCAGGCTGACCCACTGGTTTTCTGTCCCATTCTTCCGGAGTAAACTGTGAAGCGTGGGGACTCGAAAGGGACAGAGCCTCTGACCTTCAGCGAGTTCTGTTTTTGTCTCTGGTGCTGTCTGATGGAGACCTCCATGCTCTGAGAGTGCAGCAAGTGCAGGGAGGTTTCTGCCCTGATATACACATGCCTGAACTGGGGAAATCCACCTGCTTGGAGGTTTGTAATGGGGCTTTGCATTGCTTTCAgccatttgtttctgtttcagtgctgGAGATCTTGCCTGGCCCTGACAGAGCACGTGAATGCTTCCTAACCAGTTGTAGGTACTTGGTTGTGGGTACTTGgcctccctccccacccacccgAGGGGGTCACTGCGTGCTCCCACCCATCCTTCGTGTGGGAGGCAGAGTGAGCAGGGGGATTTGGTTGTGAAGATGTCCAGGCAGAAGATCCAGGCTCAGCTAACAGTGTGTCACTCACAACAAGGAGGGGATGTGAGAACCTGAGTAGCATCTGGGGCCCCAAACTCGGAGTCCCACTGCACCCAGAGGAGCAGCCAGCAAGCTGTCTGGAAACACCTCTTGCTTCCCCTCACTGTCTGCACCTGGCAGGAGAGTTCAAGGGCTCAGCTGAGTCAAGGACAAGATCAGGGATGAGGGGGCTCACTGCTGACCCACTGCCCTCTCTCTGCAACCCTGCAAGGGTCTTCAAAGGGTACCCACTGCAGAGGCCTAATTTAGGTGCTCAGCATCAGTGCTGGAGGGGTCCAAGTCCCCTGGCAGGGGGACCTGAGGACACCTGCTCATTTTTTCTGAACCTCATGGACAAGCACAACTCCAGCAgcttttataaaagaaaaggaggagacaAACAATTCTAAGTAGAGCCAGTGCACCGGGGCACTGCCCCATGCCAAACTCCCTGTGCAGGTGATTGAGCAGTTCTGCAAAAATCTCTGGTAAGAAGCAGAGCACCTATGGGGGGGTCTGGGTTCAGGGTGTTGGTTAATCTCTTGAACCCTTCATTTTCCCACCTAATTCCTAAAAATCTTCACAGATTTAGTCCCTAAGCCCAGCTAGCTTTGAGAAGGCAGAGCAAAGGGAGGCCCTGTTGGGGCATCCCACTGAATCCCAAGGAGGAGGTTTGTGCTGGAGCCCTGAAAAACTGGCTCCCAACAGCCATGGTGGGACCCTGCAGGATGGAATACTTCCCACCAGCTGGCACAGGGGTGCTGGGAAGCAGCGCAGGGGTGAGATGCAGAACATGCTTTGGGGGTCGGCTCCAACCCGAAGCCTTCCAGCAGAACCACCTGAATGTGGAATGATGGAAGTCAGGCTGTGTCAAGGCCTTCCCAGAGCACTGGGTGCATCCTGTCAGAAGTTTGCTCCAAGGTAGCTGTGTCTGCTTGACAAACACCTTGCGGCTTCTCTGGTGGACAAGCCCTGGGGTTTCCGGTGTGCACGAGCACAACGTGAACTTTCAGTGGGTATTTTCTGCTACAGGCGGTTCTGCAAGCGCGTGTGTGAGTCATCTCACCCGCCC contains the following coding sequences:
- the CENPM gene encoding centromere protein M translates to MAVLRPFDKLPALNSAALLLVGLGRRAPDEAGGSDPPKKKDFKISIHLATSLPLPAEGDQLRPRIDLIVFLIDIKSKHSLKTVEASLAYVDASFFLGKVYFLVTGVGRMNCCSVTMNDIGKLGEVYCSPVLFCELELDSIRVSTAQRLLRILKICAGHVPGVSALSFSLLMKKSAEN